TACGCTCGATTCTTTCGACCTTCACATTCAGGATACCCTTGATTCAGGAGATGGCCTTTGCAACGGAGAGGTTGTTGAAATGGTCATAAAAAACGGGCCTGAACGGATATGCGAGTTAATTGACCTTGGGGTTCAGTTTAATCTCAACAATAAAGGGGCTTCCGAAAACATAGCAACTGAACTTGATCTTGGCCGCGAAGGCGGGCATTCACAAAAACGTATTGTGCATGCAAAAGATATGACGGGTATAGAGATAGAAAGAGTTTTAGTTGAACATGTTAAAAACCATAAGAATATAACTCTGTTTGAAGATCATATTGCAATTGATCTTGTCACATGTTCAACACGCATGAAAAGAGGCCTTGTTACAACAACCCACGAAGATTATTGTTGCGGAGCCTATGTTCTTGACACAAAAAAGAATAAAGTTAAAACTTTTTCCTCAAAAAAAACTGTTCTTGCTACCGGCGGAACAGGAAAGGTTTACCTCTATACCAGTAATCCTGATGTCGCAACCGGTGATGGAATTGCTATGGCATACAGGGCAGGTGCAACTCTTGCTAATCTTGAATTCGTTCAATTTCATCCAACCTGTCTTTATCATCCTGATGCCAAAAATTTTCTTATTTCAGAAGCCGTAAGAGGCGAGGGAGGAATTTTGCTAAATTCTTCGGGTATGCCTTTTATGCAAAAATACAGTCCATTAAAAGATCTTGCCTGTAGAGATGTGGTAGCGCGCGCAATAGACACGGAACTGAAAAAAAGTGGGGAAGACTCGGTATTTCTTGATATATCCCATAAAAGTTCAGGATTTGTAAAAGATCGCTTTCCTAATCTTTATGAAAAATGTCTGATGTTCGGAATTGATATGACCGCTGAACCTATTCCTGTTGTTCCGGCAGCCCATTACATGTGCGGAGGTGTTGTAACTGATATGTTCGGAAGAACCGATATTCACAACCTGTATGCGATTGGCGAAACGGCTTGCACCGGGCTTCATGGCGCAAACAGGCTTGCCAGCAATTCTTTGCTTGAAGCACTTGTATATGCACAAGCAGCCGCAGGAGAGTCTTTAAAAGTAATCAATTCGCCCGATTTTAAAACTTTTCCTGACAGCCCTGAATGGGATGAAGTTGGTACAACAGATAGTGATGAACTTATCATGGTTACACAAAACTGGGATGAAATCAGAAGATGCATGTGGAATTATGTAGGAATAGTGCGTTCAGATAAACGCCTTGCCAGAGCAAAGAGACGCATAGAAATTATTCAAAATGAAATCAGTGAATACTACTGGAATTTTAAAATCAGTGCAGATCTTGTAGAACTTAGAAATATTGCGACTGTAGCCGAGCTTATAATAAAGTGCGCCATGCACAGAAAAGAAAGCCGGGGTCTTCACTATACCCTGGAATATCCGGATCGTGATGATTCGAGATGGCAGAAAGATACCATCATCAGACGTCAATTTCTGAATTAATTCCTATTAATCCGGAATCCAAACAATTCCAACTCGAATCTATAGATTTTAACAAGGTTTTAAAACAAAAATTCCGCTGCAAGCTAAAAATAAGCATACAGCGGAATTTCAATTAGTATATTTTATAAGGTTTATTTTTTGTCATCTTTTACTTCTTCAAAGTCCGCATCCACAACATCTTCTTCACCTTTTGTCTGTCCCTCATGTGAAGCACCGTCTCCAGCTGCCTGCTCTTCGCCGGCCTGACCTTGCTGTTGAGAAGCCTCCTTATACATAGCTTCCGCAAGTGTGTGTGAAGCCTGGGTCAATTCTTCAGTTATTTTATTGATTTCAGAA
This genomic interval from Pseudomonadota bacterium contains the following:
- the nadB gene encoding L-aspartate oxidase, giving the protein MDIKTDYLIIGSGVAGLTFALKVADYKTVAIVTKKEIMDSNSALAQGGIASVFGTLDSFDLHIQDTLDSGDGLCNGEVVEMVIKNGPERICELIDLGVQFNLNNKGASENIATELDLGREGGHSQKRIVHAKDMTGIEIERVLVEHVKNHKNITLFEDHIAIDLVTCSTRMKRGLVTTTHEDYCCGAYVLDTKKNKVKTFSSKKTVLATGGTGKVYLYTSNPDVATGDGIAMAYRAGATLANLEFVQFHPTCLYHPDAKNFLISEAVRGEGGILLNSSGMPFMQKYSPLKDLACRDVVARAIDTELKKSGEDSVFLDISHKSSGFVKDRFPNLYEKCLMFGIDMTAEPIPVVPAAHYMCGGVVTDMFGRTDIHNLYAIGETACTGLHGANRLASNSLLEALVYAQAAAGESLKVINSPDFKTFPDSPEWDEVGTTDSDELIMVTQNWDEIRRCMWNYVGIVRSDKRLARAKRRIEIIQNEISEYYWNFKISADLVELRNIATVAELIIKCAMHRKESRGLHYTLEYPDRDDSRWQKDTIIRRQFLN